GCCGACTCGTCTTTAATCTTTAATTTAATCTTGAATCCGGAATCTTGAATCTTAAATCTCTATTCTTTTCCCTAACGCCCAACATCTCACTTTCCTATAGCCTTCTCCACTGCCGACAGCACCTTCTCGTATCCTGTACAGCGGCACAAATTTCCGGTTAGTTCCAGTTTAATATCTTCCAATGTGGCTTTGGGTTTGCGGCGCAGCAAAGCTTCCGAGGCTATTATAAAGCCTGGCGTGCAGAACCCGCACTGCACAGCACCCTCGGCCATGAAAGTTTTTTGCAGCGGATGCAGGCCGCCGGCTTTGCCCTTTATGCCTTCTATGGTTATAAGTTCGCGCCCTTCTATCTGAACCGCCATCATAAGGCAGGAATTTACGGCTTTCCCGTCCAGCAGCACCATGCAGGCCCCGCATTCCCCCTCGCCACAGCCTTCCTTGGTGCCTTTCAGGCCCAGATCCAGACGTATAAAATCGATCA
This is a stretch of genomic DNA from Elusimicrobiota bacterium. It encodes these proteins:
- a CDS encoding (2Fe-2S)-binding protein, with amino-acid sequence MHNSKTSSFSLHCLVNGRKIEREIPSSHSLIDFIRLDLGLKGTKEGCGEGECGACMVLLDGKAVNSCLMMAVQIEGRELITIEGIKGKAGGLHPLQKTFMAEGAVQCGFCTPGFIIASEALLRRKPKATLEDIKLELTGNLCRCTGYEKVLSAVEKAIGK